The genomic window GATCTGCACACCGTACTCGTTGAACGCATCGCGGATCACGATCATCAGGAGGGCGAGGAAGACCAGGTTCGGCAGGTATGTAGAAACGCCGTCCCCATGGTGCGGAGGGGATCCAGAACCATCGCGAACAGTCGCTTCGCCAGCGGCCGGGTCCAGGGATAGAGGACAAGCACCAGATTCAGATACCCATAGACGATCGCCAATATCGCTACGACGCGAAGCATCTGCATGAGGCCGTACCCCATCGCCCGCAGTTGCTGTGCCTGAATCAACTGGTGAGATCGGAGCTCCACGGCTTCGATCCGGGACTTGAAGCGCCGCTCGGCGAGCGCCTCCAGCCGCCGGAATGCGCGTCGAAGGACGACCAGCAACAGGCCGGCAATGAGCGTTGCGCCGAGTGCGTACGCGGTGTTGACTACCAGGACACGTGCGCTGCGGTCCTTACGGTACAAGGCGACCGCCTTCACGATCTTCTGGTGGATCACCTCTGCCAGTAGCTGTCTGGGGATGCCTTCGGACGTGGCGTCGATATCCAGTATACGCATCACGAGGTGATCTCCGGCGAGCAGATTGGAACGATCCTCTGCCTCAACCACGCGCAAGGCATCGGCAGGCACGGACCGATCGGCGGCAAGGGCCTCGATGCGTCCGCTGATGGTCAGTGCGCGCTGCTCGGCCGGGTACGCCGTCACCCCGCGTACGCGAAAGAGCGTCACCCCGTCCAGGGTCACCGCCGCTCGCGCGTATTCCGGGGCCTCATCGATGTCGGATGGTATGGACGATGTGCTCCCACCCGGGGCCGCCACTTTCTCTTGCGCCCACGCGCCAGGCACGAGCAGGGCGGTGGCGGCGACGAGGGCCGACAGCAGTCGGGCGTGCCCGCCACGCCGCTTCCGGGGGGGACGCTGGGTACGGGACGCTCCTTCCTTCAACATGTACGCGAGTGCGATGATGATCCATCCCACGGACCGCGGGCGCCCGCTTCTGGTCGTGTCACTGTGAGTTCGACTCATCGTCCTTCTCAGTGAGGCGCCCTCACGTGCGCCTCTTGCGAGAGAGGTCCCCCCGTAGCACGCTCCTCCACCTTCTGTCATCACGCCCCTCCTGTGCGTTACTGCTTGAGTGTCTCCCTGCTCCCGGCCATGTAACGCGAGCAATATTGATTCGTGAACATTCGGCGTGGCATTCCGAATACTCACGTTGAGCGAAGCCCCTTTATCCTCGCCGACGACGCGGCGGATGAGGCTATACAACAGGGTGTAACGTGGTGTCGTTACGCTGTCAGCAGCTTCACGCAAGTCTCTTTGGTCACCAGGGCGGCGTCTTGGTCACGTTCCAAGAAAGGGCGAACATCGGCGGCAGCGCGTTCCCAATCGAGTTGGGATAGACGGACTTTGAGAAGATCCCGCCAGTTGTTCTCCGTCACACGCTCGCCGCGCCATCCCGTTTGTGTGAGCGCTGCATTCAAAAGTTCACAGTTCGGCGCCGGCCATGTATTATCCGCGAGGTACCAGATGAGGTCGTAGAGGTCGCGGCCTTTTGTGTACTTTCGTGTCAGCACTGCGTGCAGCTTTCCCGCAAGCAGGGATGGCTTATCGTAATGGAGGATATTCACGGTGACATATCGCCGGATGAGGGTCGTGAGTGTGCCGGCTCCCAGAGGAGGATTCGTGTCGATCCCGATTCTGACCGATAACATCTCGTGTCGCCGTGGGGAAATGCCCAGCTCAAACAACAGTCCTTCAAAACTGAGAAAGGCCGAGCACACCGTCCTGGCGTCGCTCACCTTGATCCTCACCGAGTACGCTTCTGCTTCGAATGCGAGCTTGAGCCCCACGAGAAGCTCCCGAAAGCGATGGTCCTGTGTCGGGTGGATAACCGACAACTCGAGATCTTCGGAGTACCGTGGCATAGAGTAGAGAAAACGCAGCGCGGTTCCGCCCAGGAAGGCCCAGTTGAGAAACGCTCGGTGTTCTTGCAGGCCCTGGAGAATTCGCGCCTGGAGGTATTCGCGGACAAGATTCTTTCTCCGCAACGGGTTGGCTTC from Candidatus Methylomirabilis tolerans includes these protein-coding regions:
- a CDS encoding nucleotidyl transferase AbiEii/AbiGii toxin family protein; protein product: MKSYLADLVAPEANPLRRKNLVREYLQARILQGLQEHRAFLNWAFLGGTALRFLYSMPRYSEDLELSVIHPTQDHRFRELLVGLKLAFEAEAYSVRIKVSDARTVCSAFLSFEGLLFELGISPRRHEMLSVRIGIDTNPPLGAGTLTTLIRRYVTVNILHYDKPSLLAGKLHAVLTRKYTKGRDLYDLIWYLADNTWPAPNCELLNAALTQTGWRGERVTENNWRDLLKVRLSQLDWERAAADVRPFLERDQDAALVTKETCVKLLTA